CAGCGATGATTACAGATGTGTCTGTAGAGGGTGGTATTACTGCCGCTCAACCAGAGGCGAGTTTGATTACCGTCCCTCCACTCAATCTAGTCTGATTGAGGACAGTGAGGTGTCTCGTCTTCCAAAAGACTACCTTTTTTTTGTGCTGATCTTCCTAACACGTGACAACAATCACTCCTTCATGGGCCGTGGCTAAAGAAGACTATTTGAAACATGATCATGATGTCTATTTGGAAGAGCACAAGAAATACTAGAAGATCGATGACCGACACAGTGCAAAAATGGTTTGGGAACTTTCTTTCTTTGCTTGTGTTTGTTCCAGCAGGAAGTGGATACGGGCTCCATAGCAGACATGCTGAGAGCCACAGCTGAGCAGGCCATGACACAGACTGGCTTTGTGTTTGATGAGACCACAGGGATGTACTACGACCACAGCACTGGCTTTTACTACGACTCGGTACTaaaccacccacacacacgaTCACTATGTCATTATTTAACACTCTTTTTAATTGTgtcactgtctccctcccctaGGCCAGTCAGTTGTACTATGATAACAACACAGGCATGTACTACTATTACGATGCAGAGAGTGGCAAGTACCAGTTCCACTCCAGGATAGAGGTTCCTACTGTACAGCCTGTCTCAGAGACCAGCCAGGTGAAAAAGAGCCTAGACAAGAAAGGAAGGAAGTGGAAGAAAGTTCCAGAGAGAACCGCCCGTCAGGATGATAAGGTGGGTGACTATACCAGAGATGAACCAGAAACACTACAAGAGGATTACAgcaaattcataaaaataaaaaaaatgattaAGAAGGGATAATTGATATGTTTTAACTAGCTAAACATTTCTCATTGTTGTATACAACTGACCTGTTATCCTTACTGTTTTTGATTTGTGCTGACATGAGGCTCCTGAAGCATCTCACCTTCAGTAGTTTAGAGATTGTAATTGACTTCTTAGGATCCATTTTAACCATGATCTATGTGGTCTCAGTTGTCAAATACTTGCAGGGGTGATTTTAGACTTTCTGCAGCCGCTATAGTTTTGTTTTTGAGTCTGATACATTTTTGTCAAGTACAGGGTTTTGGCTATTGCTTGCAGTTGCTGTTTAGTTGACTGAATGCTATTCCTCTGGTCATAGGTAGAAGACGTGACTAACTCACTGGCTAACATGAAGATTTCCTATTTCTGGAACTCAGCTTCCCGTAGAGGTACACGTCTCACATAGATACTTAGAACAATTCTTTAACAGCAGAAAGACCCCCATGCAGACATGAGGTATAGCCAACACAGCTTTGGTGCAAAAAAAAAGTCTGGTTTCAGAGCTCAGGGATTTGGCTGCTTAGTCTGGTCAAGAGTACGTTTTTGAGGATCACTTTCATTGTATTGAAGCTTGAGTCAATACATTGACTTTGCTGTGATGCAGTACAGGCCTACTGTCTTTGAGAACTGAGACCCATATCCAAAAAGGACCACAAAACAATACAGGGAGGTTTTGATGCAGAGAGCTCACTGTCCAAATTCCTAGAAAGCCTCTTGTGTCCTGTGTCTGCCAAGGGAGTTCTCTAGAGATGCTTCAGGTGCATCCTCCCCTCTGATTTATTGCCTGTCTGCCGACAGGGCCTTGTAAAGGAGGAGCTGGACCTTGATGAATGGATGGAGCGGCGAATCCCGAAGAGGGGCACAGGCTCGCGCAGGCATAGGGGCCGGTCTCTTACTCCAGACACTCATCTGCAAAAAAAACGCTCCTTGAAGACTCGCCAGGCGAAGAGTGCCGAACGCTCgttgaagaggaagaagaggaaggacggGTTGCGCTCCGATGATGCGAGCAGCTCGAGgcggaggaagaagaagaaggctaAATCAGATAAACTCATCAAGAAAAAGAAGGCTAAAGCAGCGTCTGCGTCACAGAGTGATGACTCGAGTGGGAACAATGATCCTGAGGAGGGGGAGATCACTGAGTCGGAGAGAGAATGGAAGTctacctcttcctcccctcctcccaccaaATACAGCTCAGAGTCAGAGATAGAGAGTCAGGAAGGTGAGAGGCGAGGACGGACACAGTTTAGAGTTATTTAGCCTGTCAGCTTTCTATGCACTTTTCGCTTGAGTTTCTTTAAAGGTGAAGGCAGAATGAAACAAAGCACTGTGTCAAAAATCTAACATCACCTGATATTTGTTCATCTGTTTTCCTAAATGTTTCCTGTAGTTAAAATATTGCTCAGCAGAATTGTCATGTCAGTGTAtgtgatattgtgtgtatgtgtgtccccaGTTGCTGAGAAGGTGTGGCCACCCTGTGTGAGGGTGACAGTGGTCAGATCTCCAGTGTTACAGACAGGAACACTCTTCATCATCACAGCTGACTCTCCAGCCACCATTGGCAGGTCAGTACAGCGCTGTAGACTCTGCTTTGTTTCGATTGAACGGCCCATGCGTGGTCAGTTTGTCTATTTAACCACCAGGGGGAATGAGAGCTCAGATCATTATTTCTGAAATTAAGTTTAAACTACCTGTGACATTTTGAGGTACTGTTTTCACATAAGTCTATCTTTTCAGGGAGAAGGATATGAACCATGCCATTAGTATATCTGAAATGGGGGTCAGTAAGGTATGAaaacttatttcatttatttgttAGATTCTGCAGGCCATCAAATTAAATCATAATGGTTTTGATGGGttctatatattttatttaaatccCAGCTCCATGCAGAGGTGTACTTTGACCAGGACCAACAGTGCTACATGCTAGTGGACCAGGGAAGTCAGAACGGAACTGTCCTCAATGGCAACCGAATCCTACAGGTGGGTCAGacacgcactcactcacacaccttgGTTGGAAAGTGAAGTAGTAACAGGATTGTTTTCCCTCCCATCAGCCCAACGCTAAGTGTGACCCTTGCCCTCTGACCCATGGGGATGAGGTGAAGATGGGAGAGACTGTTCTGTCCTTCCACATCCACGCAGGGACAGACACCTGTGACGGCTGTGAACCTGGACAGGTCATGGCTCACCTCAGCAAACACCAGAGGAACCAACCACTACAGACCGGTAGAGAACAACCTGATTAATTTGCGGACACTCATGTGTTGCATCCGTCTTTGTACGTTGTCTGTATAAGACCGAACACTAATGCAATGCTCACACACCTAGCTACCCATGCCACACACACGGCCCAGTCTCTAACTAGCCAGATGTGTTGTTCCTCAGGTCCAGCTCCAACCAAAGAGGACAAGGAGCTGCTCCGACAGAAAGAACTGAAACAGATGAAGGTTAAATATGGCCTGAAGGTAAGTGACTGGttctccaccaccactacaacttcATCTGTTGTCCCCGTCTGCTGTTTTATTACTGCTCAATAAGGTCCATTGGTAATCCTTTGTTGGAAATGTCCTTGTCAATCAGATCTCCACCTAGCTTCTCTGAGTATACAAAGATGTTATCTGACAGAAGTTTTCATCCAATTAAACTGTTCTGTTTTTGCTCAAGCAAGTCTTGTTGAAATGTAAGTTACTAGAGACTGAGCAGTCCCATAGTTTACCTTCTTTCCTTGTCGCTAACAGCAGTGAGTATATTACTTTGTTTAGTAAGTGTCTCCTTTGTCTCCCTCTGTTCCAACAGAGCTCTGAGTATGAGGAGGATAAAGCCCTGAGGAACCCCAGGTATGTGGACCGGGCCGAGTCTCGCCGTCAGACCGTGGGCAGCGAGGGAGTCTTTCAACGGGATGACGCACCCGCCTCTGTACACGTGTACGTAGCCATCTGATTGGTTGAGTcattgcaagtgtgtgtgtgccacgtATGCACATGTATGTAGTAAGAACTAGTGGTTCCCACGTCCTAGACTGATCTGAAGTTGTCTTTTGTCTCTTTTTGTACTTTGTTTCCCTCCTTGTCCAGTGAGATCAGTGAAGTCAACAAGGGAAGGAAGATGTTGGAGAAGATGGGCTGGAAGAAAGGAGAAGGCCTGGGCAAAGATGGAGCTGGAATGAAAGACCCGGTAATCTTAACAtttccccctttctgttggagTCCTCCTAGTATTCCCAGTGTTCAGAGATGGGAGTTATTCTGTAGTATTTAACTAGGGATTAATGAATAGCTATAGTTTTAAGTTGACCAAACCTCAGACCAGTATCCTCCACCTGTTGTGATTTCATCCCAGTTCTTTCTCACTTTGCTCACACATCTGATCTGATATTTCCTACCATTCTGGTTTTCCCGTAGATCCAGTTAAAGATCCGGAAGTCCCAGTCAGGCTTTGGGGCAGGAGCTGCTGTGTCGGTGGACGAGGCTGGGACTCTGAGTAGGACCAAGACCCAGAGGAACTGGGAGAAGGCCAGGGAGCGGTTTAATGACACATGccagacagagacacccacagtCAAGAAGGAGCAGAGCCCAGCACCCAAACCCTGGGTTAAAGGAGAAGTGGCTGAGTGACATCCAATGTTTCTAGTCTATATCTCAGAAAGGCCAGTCACCCAATCCACCGTGGAGAAGTGGGTAATTGACTGCAGACGGACACACAGGGTGGTCTAATTGCATTATCTTTACTGACTGAATCCACTTCTTGGAATGAGGATGGAGTGGAGTGAGTATGGTGCTGGTACTCAGATTTGATTCCAACCGCAATAAAGTGGCATAGCGCCATCTGTCCAGTCATTCAGAACTGTGCAGTGTGAACATTAAATGTGTGgggtttttattttatctttatttaactaggcaagtcagttaagaacaaattcttattttcaatgactgcctaggaacggtgggtttaagtacgcagaacgacagatgtctaccttgtcagctcggggattcaatctagcaacctttcgattaccaatccaactctctaaccaccaggctaccctgctgcccaaGAGAGGGATGGTGCAGAAGCAGAATTGGGTTCTGCATAATTTAATATGCTAAAGAACCTTGTTCCTGCAAATGTGTGACATGTCTTACTCTTGAAGAAAAACGAATGTAAAGCAACAGTTTTTTGAGCAGCCTGTGATATCCACCGAAACTGTACATTCATACTTAAACAGTTGTTTTGATTTTGTCTGCAGTACAAAAGGTAATTATTTTAGGCCTTTATTTAATTTGACATTACattaaataaagaaagtgaaTCAACTCCTTATTTCAGGGGGTGAAGAGcatgctagctagatagctaatatAAAATGCACGTGCACTTTTCCATGGCCATAACAAGCACCAACTTCAAATCCGGCGGCACTAGGACTGCATGGACATACTTCGGTTGCACGCCTAGAAGAGGACCCGAAAAAGTTTAACTGACTTAAAAATCGGTCATTTCTCGGGTCCCCGGCCATCCATTCCTCAACTCGATGGAGACAACGACCGAGAACCGCGGATGCAGTTTCGCGCTTTTCTAGACCGAAATTAATAATCCCAACGTTTTACCACTCGCAAAGGACATAACCCAGGTTCAAGAAATGAGTCGGATTTCGACAGTAGAAAGTGAATTGTCCAATGGACCGCGAAAGGTAAGGCAACTTGAGTTATTAATGATGAAGAGAACACTATGCAGTACAAGTACACTATTCCAACACTACAACTTGATTAGGCCATTTTTATCATGCGACTTCAACCCATGACGGGATTTTTATACAGGCCTATCACGAATTGCCCTTGATAAGAAACTGCTGATATGACCTAGACATTAATTTGGTGAGTTTACGTATAGTATTTTATCTAATGTTATTTAGCCTATTTACTATAGGCATCCATATGCATAATTTATTTAGACAAGCTCCATATGACTAGACTGACGAATTAATCTGTCATGATGGGAAGAATTGTTCCCCTTGGCCTGATTTGGTGTTATACACTGTAGCCTATGAGAAGAGTTTTGCAGGAGATTGCAGTTTAACTAATTATTGGGGCAGAGTGGACCCATAGGCTCAGGTTATAGGGTGGCTTGAAGTTAAATGCCCCCCAGGGTTAAACGCCCCCCTCCTGTAATTCTCACAGAAACCACGTTGTCACCCAAGAAAATGCTCAACAAAAAAATTTAATCTGTCTCAACTCTTTAAATCAGTACAACAAAACGATTGTGCTACATTGatctaatatacagtaccagtcaaaagtttggacacacctactcattcaaggataatcaacactatgaaataacacatatggaatcatgtagtaaccaaaaaaagtgtttatattttatatttgagattcttcaaagtagtcaccttgatgacagctttacacactcttggtacttgcctagttaagtaaaggtaaaaaaatatatacattttttttaaattttttaatctcatccagcttcatgaggtagtcacctggaatgcatttaacttaataac
The DNA window shown above is from Oncorhynchus tshawytscha isolate Ot180627B linkage group LG20, Otsh_v2.0, whole genome shotgun sequence and carries:
- the aggf1 gene encoding angiogenic factor with G patch and FHA domains 1 isoform X3; the protein is MVVTRCLCSTFRLIFLAERNEGVRPSEENKRIAGSMATNGEKASGGEEGSDSEVAELRQKVESLKQELKSCTKELTKLQKQLTKSESLQKSTEGYNEDLRKQVNKLSAEIHERKKKAKERAEAETQTEEYTWSETDYYNYYYGGGYYQGDGVTTDTQGTVTPEGQEATDASEMTAAESTTDTATDMTTDNATAMITDVSVEGGITAAQPEEVDTGSIADMLRATAEQAMTQTGFVFDETTGMYYDHSTGFYYDSASQLYYDNNTGMYYYYDAESGKYQFHSRIEVPTVQPVSETSQVKKSLDKKGRKWKKVPERTARQDDKVEDVTNSLANMKISYFWNSASRRVAEKVWPPCVRVTVVRSPVLQTGTLFIITADSPATIGREKDMNHAISISEMGVSKLHAEVYFDQDQQCYMLVDQGSQNGTVLNGNRILQPNAKCDPCPLTHGDEVKMGETVLSFHIHAGTDTCDGCEPGQVMAHLSKHQRNQPLQTGPAPTKEDKELLRQKELKQMKVKYGLKSSEYEEDKALRNPRYVDRAESRRQTVGSEGVFQRDDAPASVHVEISEVNKGRKMLEKMGWKKGEGLGKDGAGMKDPIQLKIRKSQSGFGAGAAVSVDEAGTLSRTKTQRNWEKARERFNDTCQTETPTVKKEQSPAPKPWVKGEVAE
- the aggf1 gene encoding angiogenic factor with G patch and FHA domains 1 isoform X2; amino-acid sequence: MATNGEKASGGEEGSDSEVAELRQKVESLKQELKSCTKELTKLQKQLTKSESLQKSTEGYNEDLRKQVNKLSAEIHERKKKAKERAEAETQTEEYTWSETDYYNYYYGGGYYQGDGVTTDTQGTVTPEGQEATDASEMTAAESTTDTATDMTTDNATAMITDVSVEGGITAAQPEEVDTGSIADMLRATAEQAMTQTGFVFDETTGMYYDHSTGFYYDSASQLYYDNNTGMYYYYDAESGKYQFHSRIEVPTVQPVSETSQVKKSLDKKGRKWKKVPERTARQDDKGLVKEELDLDEWMERRIPKRGTGSRRHRGRSLTPDTHLQKKRSLKTRQAKSAERSLKRKKRKDGLRSDDASSSRRRKKKKAKSDKLIKKKKAKAASASQSDDSSGNNDPEEGEITESEREWKSTSSSPPPTKYSSESEIESQEVAEKVWPPCVRVTVVRSPVLQTGTLFIITADSPATIGREKDMNHAISISEMGVSKLHAEVYFDQDQQCYMLVDQGSQNGTVLNGNRILQPNAKCDPCPLTHGDEVKMGETVLSFHIHAGTDTCDGCEPGQVMAHLSKHQRNQPLQTGPAPTKEDKELLRQKELKQMKVKYGLKSSEYEEDKALRNPRYVDRAESRRQTVGSEGVFQRDDAPASVHVEISEVNKGRKMLEKMGWKKGEGLGKDGAGMKDPIQLKIRKSQSGFGAGAAVSVDEAGTLSRTKTQRNWEKARERFNDTCQTETPTVKKEQSPAPKPWVKGEVAE
- the aggf1 gene encoding angiogenic factor with G patch and FHA domains 1 isoform X1; protein product: MVVTRCLCSTFRLIFLAERNEGVRPSEENKRIAGSMATNGEKASGGEEGSDSEVAELRQKVESLKQELKSCTKELTKLQKQLTKSESLQKSTEGYNEDLRKQVNKLSAEIHERKKKAKERAEAETQTEEYTWSETDYYNYYYGGGYYQGDGVTTDTQGTVTPEGQEATDASEMTAAESTTDTATDMTTDNATAMITDVSVEGGITAAQPEEVDTGSIADMLRATAEQAMTQTGFVFDETTGMYYDHSTGFYYDSASQLYYDNNTGMYYYYDAESGKYQFHSRIEVPTVQPVSETSQVKKSLDKKGRKWKKVPERTARQDDKGLVKEELDLDEWMERRIPKRGTGSRRHRGRSLTPDTHLQKKRSLKTRQAKSAERSLKRKKRKDGLRSDDASSSRRRKKKKAKSDKLIKKKKAKAASASQSDDSSGNNDPEEGEITESEREWKSTSSSPPPTKYSSESEIESQEVAEKVWPPCVRVTVVRSPVLQTGTLFIITADSPATIGREKDMNHAISISEMGVSKLHAEVYFDQDQQCYMLVDQGSQNGTVLNGNRILQPNAKCDPCPLTHGDEVKMGETVLSFHIHAGTDTCDGCEPGQVMAHLSKHQRNQPLQTGPAPTKEDKELLRQKELKQMKVKYGLKSSEYEEDKALRNPRYVDRAESRRQTVGSEGVFQRDDAPASVHVEISEVNKGRKMLEKMGWKKGEGLGKDGAGMKDPIQLKIRKSQSGFGAGAAVSVDEAGTLSRTKTQRNWEKARERFNDTCQTETPTVKKEQSPAPKPWVKGEVAE